In one Triticum dicoccoides isolate Atlit2015 ecotype Zavitan unplaced genomic scaffold, WEW_v2.0 scaffold172533, whole genome shotgun sequence genomic region, the following are encoded:
- the LOC119344541 gene encoding LEAF RUST 10 DISEASE-RESISTANCE LOCUS RECEPTOR-LIKE PROTEIN KINASE-like 2.4: MGNPGASHHSITLQSLTVFSLVAVFVADHHVQGGDDGCSPFSCGHLQDILPPFRQRGDPLDCGVEAYELGCTSSKATIHINTGTYYVTAINYTGSYFSVMDPNFNTSSSCPHPLWSHVPYVGDYGIGSISPHGFRYLATQSYDRACFANCSRAVMNKSAYKPVACQSAKNSNVYVWVSNSAHCAVEDLEPYCGYLGEIPFGDEYSSDWGQLQNASYADITQFISKGFTVQFPVDTIYRGPSTSVMLRKNINLCLNNSISYFKEQISGTSIVNWTHAIFWSEVHFLECVTGSSNDNDYYTTKLVLIVATIVSAIAIPQFFFVLCRFLLAPLAVWIFLAYKYMKTRIIIDAVEKFLRIQQMIGPTRYSYTDIVAVPSHFRDKLGQGGYGTVYKGVLLPGGVHVAVKMLEGNSNCNGEDFISEVSTIGRIHHVNVVRLVGFCSEEMRRALVYEYMPHGSLDKYIFSTEKSFSWDKLNEIALGIARGINYLHQGCDMQILHFDIKPHNILLDNNYIPKVADFGLAKLYPRGDSFVPLSAMRGTIGYIAPEMISWSFGVISSKSDVYSFGMLLLEMAGGRRNADPNMGSSSQAYYPSWVYDQLTQEEAGEISPVAVDMHELEKKLCVVGLWCIQMRSRDRPTMGEVIEILEAGADGLQMPSRPFFCDEGHIHVEDSYQFTSELTAVSEEEFSAVSEEDDV; encoded by the exons ATGGGGAACCCTGGTGCATCTCATCATTCTATTACCCTACAATCCTTAACTGTCTTCTCCCTCGTTGCTGTTTTTGTAGCAGATCATCATGTCCAGGGAGGAGATGATGGATGCTCACCTTTCTCCTGTGGACATCTCCAAGACATATTGCCTCCTTTCCGTCAGCGAGGTGATCCTCTTGATTGCGGTGTTGAAGCGTACGAGCTGGGTTGTACCAGTAGCAAGGCTACAATTCACATCAACACAGGAACGTACTATGTGACTGCCATCAACTACACCGGTTCCTACTTCTCGGTCATGGATCCCAACTTCAATACCAGTAGCAGCTGCCCTCATCCACTGTGGAGTCATGTTCCTTACGTTGGAGACTACGGAATTGGTTCAATTTCACCACATGGCTTTCGGTATTTGGCCACTCAAAGTTATGACAGAGCATGTTTTGCTAATTGTTCAAGAGCAGTAATGAATAAAAGTGCATACAAGCCTGTTGCTTGCCAGAGTGCCAAAAATTCAAATGTTTATGTCTGGGTGTCTAATTCCGCACATTGTGCGGTTGAAGATCTTGAACCTTACTGTGGATACCTGGGAGAGATTCCATTTGGTGACGAGTACTCCTCTGATTGGGGACAGCTACAGAATGCAAGTTATGCAGATATCACACAATTCATAAGTAAGGGGTTTACTGTCCAATTTCCTGTGGACACCATTTACAGGGGGCCTTCTACTTCTGTGATGTTAAGAAAGAACATCAATTTATGCCTCAACAATTCAATCAG CTACTTCAAGGAGCAAATATCTGGCACAAGCATTGTTAATTGGACTCATGCTATTTTCTGGAGTGAGGTGCACTTCTTAGAATGCGTGACTGGGAGCTCTAACGATAATGACTACTACACAACAAAGTTGGTTTTGATTGTTGCAACCATAGTATCTGCTATTGCTATCCCCCAGTTCTTTTTTG TACTGTGCAGGTTCTTGTTGGCACCCCTGGCTGTATGGATATTCCTAGCCTACAAGTACATGAAAACAAGGATCATAATTGATGCAGTTGAGAAGTTCCTCAGGATTCAACAAATGATTGGCCCGACGAGGTACTCCTACACAGATATAGTTGCAGTACCAAGCCATTTCAGAGATAAATTGGGCCAAGGGGGCTACGGCACTGTGTACAAGGGCGTGCTACTCCCAGGCGGTGTCCATGTCGCCGTGAAGATGCTAGAGGGCAACTCAAACTGCAATGGAGAAGATTTCATCAGCGAGGTCTCCACCATCGGCAGGATCCACCACGTCAACGTGGTGCGTTTGGTGGGGTTCTGCTCGGAGGAAATGAGAAGGGCCTTAGTCTATGAATACATGCCCCATGGTTCTCTAGACAAGTACATCTTCTCCACCGAGAAGAGCTTCTCATGGGACAAGCTCAACGAGATCGCTCTGGGCATTGCCAGGGGGATCAACTACTTACATCAGGGGTGTGACATGCAGATTCTGCACTTTGACATCAAGCCGCACAACATCCTTCTCGACAACAATTACATCCCAAAGGTCGCCGATTTCGGGCTCGCCAAGCTGTACCCTAGGGGTGACAGTTTCGTGCCACTGAGTGCCATGCGGGGAACCATAGGCTACATAGCCCCCGAGATGATATCCTGGAGCTTCGGTGTCATATCCAGCAAGTCCGACGTGTACAGCTTCGGGATGTTGTTGCTGGAGATGGCCGGCGGGAGAAGGAACGCTGATCCAAACATGGGTTCGTCAAGCCAGGCGTACTACCCGTCATGGGTGTACGACCAGCTGACTCAGGAAGAAGCGGGCGAGATATCTCCAGTTGCTGTCGACATGCACGAGCTAGAGAAGAAGTTGTGTGTTGTCGGACTATGGTGTATTCAGATGAGGTCTCGTGATCGGCCAACGATGGGCGAGGTCATAGAGATTCTGGAGGCCGGAGCTGATGGCCTGCAGATGCCTTCGAGGCCGTTTTTCTGCGACGAAGGGCACATCCATGTGGAGGACTCTTACCAGTTCACTTCTGAGCTGACGGCAGTCTCAGAGGAGGAATTTAGTGCGGTGTCAGAGGAAGATGACGTGTGA